A genome region from Hevea brasiliensis isolate MT/VB/25A 57/8 chromosome 9, ASM3005281v1, whole genome shotgun sequence includes the following:
- the LOC110672469 gene encoding uncharacterized protein LOC110672469 → MADPLQSVLPNLPFGWRFHPTDFELLDHFLKNKMLGLLIDCNDIGEFQLCNFNPSDLLPGCSDEACYFFCRPEFYIENGQWKRKRKRKARVGFWKGTGKTKSVTSLHSDEEIGKRSIFVYHDPKPTKYVIHEYEFTAKLNLPLKAEFVLCKLHINKKQKANKKSKKMESNSKKTKTGTKLKDTKLGCKKSKSKKKARIDFSNCNVASVFQNQNLEIMANSACGEDAPRRLVTSDYENRSPNKMSAISTYEIGESSFQKDSNFEYQNPHDIFTTSIYKNGEEFFTKTQNLSIYDKGEENFLIIQKPNVIQNVSLFNDFETRENLSITPKPHAIQNVSSFNDLETRENFSFTPKPHAIQNVSLFNDLETIENFSFTPKPNVSSFNDFETRENLSFTPKSHAIQNVSSFNDLETRANLSFTSKPHAIQNVSSFNDLETRENFSFTTKPHAIQNVSSFNDLETRENFSFTPKPYAIQNVSSFNNLETRENLFLTSKPHALQNVSSINDLETRENFSFTPKPHAIQKVSSFNNFETRENFSFTSKPHVIQNVSSFNDLETTENFSITPKPYVTHDVSFCNILEASCLIDFDLENPNPKEMTVTSSYETCTPVCQWASGVENQNLYEITTVSKYDKNETSNLMDFNFENQNPLKITSNSSYHKGEPTYLCVLDFGSPNPSATSFVSVPEQGERSCLNGTLYFENQNHYENADNSIHGNHWSTSMASNIHETTFQEVASQQMNTDVSIIEGHPSPLIDTYVGEYSFFEIDSQLLREIFARDEQEDTGCFGLQQSIHNKENPNHKGFAFGTSTTTHS, encoded by the exons GGTGTTCCGATGAAGCGTGCTATTTCTTTTGTCGTCCCGAGTTTTACATAGAAAATGGGCAGtggaaaaggaaaaggaaaaggaaagcgAGGGTTGGGTTCTGGAAGGGCACAGGCAAGACTAAATCAGTCACATCTCTACATAGCGATGAGGAGATTGGAAAAAGGAGCATTTTCGTTTACCATGACCCTAAACCGACTAAATATGTCATACACGAATATGAATTCACTGCAAAACTCAACTTGCCTTTAAAG GCAGAGTTTGTTCTTTGTAAACTACATATAAACAAGAAACAAAAGGCCAATAAGAAGTCAAAGAAGATGGAATCAAATTCCAAAAAGACAAAAACAGGTACAAAGTTAAAAGATACAAAACTAGGTTGCAAGAAGAGTAAATCAAAAAAGAAGGCAAGAATTGATTTCTCAAATTGCAATGTGGCTTCTGTTTTTCAAAATCAAAATTTAGAGATAATGGCTAATTCAGCTTGTGGCGAAGATGCACCGCGCAGGCTTGTGACTTCTGATTATGAAAATCGAAGTCCAAATAAGATGTCAGCTATTTCAACATATGAGATAGGTGAATCAAGTTTTCAAAAGGATTCAAATTTTGAATATCAAAACCCACATGATATTTTTACTACCTCAATCTACAAAAATGGTGAAGAATTTTTCACAAAAACACAAAATTTGTCAATCTACGACAAAGGTGAAGAAAATTTCTTAATCATTCAAAAGCCAAATGTTATACAAAATGTTTCATTATTTAATGATTTTGAAACAAGAGAAAATTTATCAATCACTCCAAAGCCCCATGCTATACAAAACGTTTCATCATTTAACGATCTTGAAACAAGAGAAAACTTCTCATTCACTCCAAAGCCCCATGCTATACAAAACGTTTCATTATTTAACGATCTTGAAACAATAGAAAACTTTTCATTCACTCCAAAGCCAAATGTTTCATCATTTAACGATTTTGAAACAAGAGAAAACTTATCTTTCACTCCAAAGTCCCATGCTATACAAAACGTTTCATCATTTAACGATCTTGAAACAAGAGCAAACTTATCTTTCACTTCAAAGCCCCATGCTATACAAAACGTTTCATCATTTAACGATCTTGAAACAAGAGAAAACTTCTCATTCACTACAAAGCCCCATGCTATACAAAATGTTTCATCATTTAATGATCTTGAAACAAGAGAAAACTTCTCATTCACTCCAAAGCCTTATGCTATACAAAATGTTTCATCATTTAACAATCTTGAAACAAGAGAAAACTTATTTCTCACTTCAAAGCCCCATGCTTTACAAAATGTTTCATCAATTAACGATCTTGAAACAAGAGAAAACTTCTCATTCACTCCAAAGCCCCATGCTATACAAAAAGTTTCATCATTTAACAATTTTGAAACAAGAGaaaacttctcattcacttcaaaGCCTCATGTTATACAAAATGTTTCATCATTTAATGATCTTGAAACAACAGAAAACTTCTCAATCACTCCAAAACCATATGTTACACATGATGTTTCATTCTGTAACATTCTTGAAGCAAGTTGTCTAATAGATTTTGATTTGGAAAACCCAAATCCAAAAGAGATGACTGTTACTTCATCTTATGAGACATGTACCCCAGTTTGCCAATGGGCTTCTGGTGTTGAAAATCAAAATCTATATGAGATAACTACTGTTTCAAAATATGACAAAAACGAAACAAGTAACCTCAtggattttaattttgaaaatcaaAACCCATTGAAAATAACTTCTAACTCATCTTATCATAAAGGTGAGCCAACTTACCTTTGTGTTTTAGATTTTGGAAGTCCAAATCCTAGTGCGACTTCTTTTGTATCAGTCCCTGAACAAGGTGAAAGGAGTTGCCTCAATGGAACACTTTATTTTGAAAATCAAAATCATTATGAGAATGCTGATAATTCAATACATGGAAATCATTGGAGTACATCTATGGCTTCTAATATTCATGAAACTACATTTCAAGAAGTAGCAAGTCAACAGATGAACACAGATGTGTCAATCATTGAAGGACATCCGAGTCCCTTGATTGACACTTATGTAGGAGAATATTCATTTTTTGAG ATAGACTCTCAACTGCTGAGAGAGATATTTGCTCGTGATGAACAAGAAGACACTGGTTGCTTTGGACTGCAGCAGTCCATTCACAACAAAGAGAACCCAAATCACAAGGGCTTTGCCTTTGGTACCTCTACAACTACTCATTCATGA